A stretch of the Medicago truncatula cultivar Jemalong A17 chromosome 5, MtrunA17r5.0-ANR, whole genome shotgun sequence genome encodes the following:
- the LOC11442310 gene encoding putative receptor-like protein kinase At4g00960: MALYPFVCCLIVIIVSQAKAIFECDNNRGNYTVNSTYDNNLKTLLYSFSSHTEINYGFYNFSYGQHPDKIKAIGLCRGDLEPNQCRRNLNNSIAYLRAKCPNQKEAILWGDDVTLRYTYRSILGSLETDPTRYFSNTMSTTEADKYIEPLSFVMRNLTDKAASGDSRRKYEADGVNTTDFSTIYGLVQCMPDLSSQQCSNCLYTAISEIDPDPFNRYYMGLGGEVVKPSCRLRFDTYRFYNSTIELESLSLQPSPSLPPSAVTNNTSLGHSKIGIVIATTVPVVTVVLVLIFICFYRLRKPKLNFEANMGKYDDGGEEDMTIVESLQFNFDIIQVATSDFSNSNKLGQGGFGIVYRGKLLNGHMIAVKRLSTNSDQGDVEFKNEVLLVAKLQHRNLVRLLGFCLEGRERLLIYEFVSNKSLDYFIFDPTRKTQLNWQTRYNIIKGIARGLLYLHEDSRLRIIHRDLKASNILLDEEMNPKISDFGLARRFVIGQTEGSTNRIVGTYGYMAPEYAMHGEFSVKSDVYSFGVLLLEIISGHKNSANIFHGEDMEYLLSYAWRSWIEGRATDIIDPSLKNISQNEILRCIHIGLLCIQENLIDRPTMASVAVMLNSYSLALSIPSKPAYFIGSGTRMLPDMQLHVDNVGATRLNESMNQVSITDPYPR; encoded by the exons atgGCTCTGTATCCCTTTGTTTGTTGTCTTATTGTCATAATTGTATCCCAAGCCAAAGCCATATTTGAATGTGATAATAACAGAGGAAACTACACAGTCAATAGCACCTACGACAACAACCTTAAAACCCTTCTATACAGTTTCTCTTCCCACACAGAAATTAACTACGGTTTTTACAATTTCTCATATGGCCAACACCCAGACAAAATAAAGGCCATTGGGTTGTGTCGCGGAGATCTTGAGCCAAATCAGTGTCGTAGAAACCTAAACAATTCCATTGCCTATCTTAGAGCAAAGTGTCCAAATCAAAAAGAGGCCATTTTGTGGGGTGATGATGTCACTTTAAGGTACACATATCGTTCAATACTTGGGAGCTTGGAAACTGATCCTACACGATATTTTAGTAATACAATGTCTACAACTGAAGCGGACAAGTACATTGAACCACTTAGTTTTGTGATGAGAAATCTAACAGACAAAGCTGCATCTGGCGACTCTCGTCGCAAATATGAGGCAGATGGTGTGAATACTACAGATTTTAGCACCATATACGGTCTTGTTCAATGCATGCCTGATTTGTCTTCGCAACAATGCTCTAACTGCTTATATACGGCTATCTCAGAAATTGATCCTGATCCATTCAATAGATATTATATGGGATTAGGAGGAGAAGTTGTTAAACCAAGTTGTCGCTTAAGATTTGATACTTATCGCTTCTACAATTCAACAATTGAGTTAGAGTCACTGTCGCTACAACCTTCACCGTCTCTACCACCTTCGGCAGTCACCAATAATACCTCTTTAG GACACAGCAAAATAGGAATTGTCATCGCCACCACAGTGCCCGTTGTTACTGTGGTTTTGGTACTCATTTTTATTTGCTTCTATAGATTGAGAAAGCCAAAACTAAATTTTGAAG CCAATATGGGAAAATATGATGATGGAGGTGAAGAGGATATGACGATCGTTGAGTCATTGCAATTTAACTTTGATATCATACAAGTTGCTACGAGTGATTTCTCTAATTCTAATAAACTTGGACAAGGTGGATTTGGAATTGTTTATCGG ggTAAACTGCTTAATGGGCATATGATTGCTGTGAAAAGGTTGTCAACAAATTCTGACCAAGGAGATGTTGAGTTTAAAAATGAAGTACTTTTAGTAGCCAAACTTCAACATCGAAATCTAGTTAGGCTACTTGGTTTCTGTCTAGAAGGGAGAGAAAGACTACttatttatgaatttgtttcaaataaaaGTCTTGATTACTTCATATTTG ATCCGACAAGGAAAACACAATTGAATTGGCAAACGCGCTACAATATCATAAAAGGTATTGCTCGAGGTCTTCTTTATCTTCACGAGGATTCTCGCTTGCGCATTATACACCGTGATCTCAAAGCAAGCAATATTCTTTTAGACGAAGAGATGAATCCTAAGATATCCGATTTTGGATTGGCAAGACGATTTGTTATCGGTCAAACTGAAGGAAGTACAAATAGAATCGTTGGAACCTA TGGATATATGGCACCTGAGTATGCGATGCATGGAGAATTTTCGGTAAAATCAGATGTCTATAGTTTTGGAGTATTACTTCTTGAGATTATAAGTGGTCATAAAAATAGTGCAAACATTTTTCATGGGGAGGATATGGAGTATCTATTGAGCTAT GCATGGAGAAGCTGGATAGAGGGGAGAGCTACTGATATTATAGATCcatcattaaaaaacatttcacAAAATGAAATCTTGAGATGCATCCACATTGGTTTACTCTGCATTCAAGAAAACTTGATTGATAGACCAACCATGGCTTCTGTTGCAGTCATGCTTAATAGTTATTCTCTTGCTCTCTCAATACCTTCGAAACCTGCGTATTTTATAGGAAGTGGAACTAGAATGCTACCGGACATGCAGCTACATGTTGATAACGTAGGTGCAACGAGATTGAATGAATCGATGAACCAAGTCTCAATTACTGATCCATACCCTCGGTAG